Proteins encoded together in one Sceloporus undulatus isolate JIND9_A2432 ecotype Alabama chromosome 4, SceUnd_v1.1, whole genome shotgun sequence window:
- the PSMG4 gene encoding proteasome assembly chaperone 4, translating to MEEGGLSLHGFSGRLAEQLVHFHAMRLRDSLFLWVGDRAHLGNLAVAMCTPRDSIPASTLLFGDASDSTSSSLAQRLASKTKKQIFVSYNIQNTDSSFILLVENRIKEEMAAFPDKF from the exons atggaGGAGGGCGGCCTCTCCCTGCACGGCTTCAGCGGGCGCCTGGCGGAGCAGCTGGTCCACTTCCACGCCATGCGCCTCCGGGACTCGCTCTTCCTCTGGGTCGGGGACCGGGCCCACCTCGGCAACCTCGCCGTGGCCATGTGCACCCCGCGC gaCTCCATTCCAGCATCTACCTTACTCTTTGGCGATGCATCTGACAGTACCTCCAGTTCTTTAGCTCAAAGATTAG ccaGCAAGACTAAAAAACAGATTTTTGTCAGCTATAACATTCAGAACACGGACAGCAGCTTTATTCTACTTGTAGAAAACCGAATCAAGGAAGAAATGGCAGCTTTTCCAGACAAGTTTTAG